In one window of Legionella fallonii LLAP-10 DNA:
- a CDS encoding cupin domain-containing protein, which translates to MVLGASAGIVHAKNEATHREEQFSNNKVSVWKTIIYPASGQALTMHRHEHDRVVVALTDGLLKITNDKGKIHYLKLEKDKAYYLTKDVPDELHNDVNMTDHQVKVMVIELK; encoded by the coding sequence ATGGTGTTGGGAGCTTCTGCTGGGATTGTTCATGCAAAAAATGAAGCAACCCATCGAGAGGAACAATTTTCTAACAATAAGGTTAGTGTTTGGAAAACCATTATTTATCCTGCGTCTGGACAGGCACTAACAATGCATCGACATGAGCATGATAGGGTAGTTGTGGCACTGACTGACGGTTTATTAAAAATCACCAATGATAAAGGGAAAATACATTATTTGAAATTGGAAAAGGATAAAGCTTACTACCTTACTAAAGATGTTCCCGATGAATTACATAATGACGTCAATATGACTGATCATCAGGTTAAGGTGATGGTTATCGAGCTGAAATAG
- a CDS encoding pyridoxine/pyridoxamine 5'-phosphate oxidase: MHIMSPISLLKKWIEEEKKLGVPNPQQAVLSTATLTAVPHSRIVAIREINEDSLIFFTQKGTRKVQELLSNPVASFTFWFEMSSREIIFEGVVNPLFPEENKTYWDSYPREAQIRFYSYAETSSNPIASKEILERKKCSVELEYQNSPLPVSEFYCGFRFKPHRIVFYSYRTDELSDVVEYVQQGLGWGSQILSP, encoded by the coding sequence ATGCACATTATGTCCCCCATTAGTTTGTTAAAAAAGTGGATAGAAGAGGAAAAAAAATTGGGTGTCCCTAATCCTCAGCAGGCCGTACTATCTACAGCAACACTGACGGCAGTTCCGCATAGCCGTATAGTTGCTATTCGTGAGATTAATGAAGACAGTCTTATTTTTTTTACTCAGAAAGGAACGCGCAAAGTACAGGAGCTTCTTAGTAATCCTGTGGCTTCTTTTACTTTCTGGTTTGAGATGTCATCACGAGAGATAATTTTTGAAGGTGTTGTTAACCCCCTATTTCCTGAGGAGAACAAAACATATTGGGACAGTTATCCTCGCGAAGCACAAATTCGCTTTTATAGTTATGCAGAAACTTCATCTAATCCTATTGCCAGTAAAGAGATTTTAGAACGTAAAAAATGCAGCGTTGAACTTGAATACCAAAACAGCCCATTGCCTGTGAGTGAGTTTTATTGTGGTTTTAGATTCAAACCTCATCGAATAGTATTCTACTCTTATCGTACTGATGAATTATCGGATGTCGTCGAGTATGTCCAGCAAGGACTGGGTTGGGGGAGTCAAATTTTATCACCATAA
- a CDS encoding putative bifunctional diguanylate cyclase/phosphodiesterase, whose translation MIRVCPEGNWQQLVSALADGVIISHHDGTILYVNQHAAELFGRSASSFIGENFLYPLAANETQEIDIIKPNGQVLTAEMNVKLGAWREQQAWIISLRDITDKKRKMEQLEIGSKVFNHAHDGIMVTDAHFNLVDMNQAFIDMTGYSKKELLGRNTKIFRSDLYEVEFYKTMRSDVKKEGYWTGEIWGKHKNGSTFPVYLTMSAVKNRDNEVINYIGICHDLILLKKQQAIITRMKYYDPLTDIPNQYFLSEHLGSLMSENSPLGASLIIVYLALDGLNSEKNNKLLDEQKKDNVVIGIAHRLASVLPKDILLARVSYSDFIAVFKNVVNVEDITPAIQSVIEECGKPYEISKNKITLKINIGLTSYPQEHIIYPEELIRQSHFAAYEAKFSGENQYKFYDKSLELQKIQNNQQIRDLRIAMTQHQLEVFYQPKVDMQTGKILGAEALVRLRHPEKGTLGPDSFLPEVFKHPIYAELGEWVIHQVLADLEKKLIAQDIYPISINISPYHLTQESFLNDLKEILAEHPKVKSEFIELEILETEVLSNLSQVKKLINECKKIGVLFALDDFGTGYSSLTYLRELSANKVKLDQSFVRDIINKSENIVILKACIDMCKLLKREVIAEGVETIAIGKLLLYLGCTNAQGYAISEAMPVDELCEWSKNWHSFPEWNMEVASKKEGALLLNAIIAHCARIDVIKNYLTLNHNASVMDILKVCPVELWINRQRHLKPEQDAKLKRLQELHTEIYVETVDVFTLHEQGKNSEAVKRLELLESRNISLLNQLLALNL comes from the coding sequence ATGATTAGAGTTTGTCCAGAGGGAAATTGGCAACAGCTTGTGTCTGCTTTAGCTGATGGGGTAATTATTAGTCATCATGATGGCACTATTCTTTATGTCAATCAGCATGCAGCTGAACTATTTGGTCGAAGTGCATCCTCTTTTATTGGCGAAAATTTTTTATATCCTTTAGCGGCCAATGAAACACAAGAAATTGATATTATCAAACCTAATGGTCAAGTGTTGACAGCCGAGATGAACGTTAAATTAGGGGCGTGGCGAGAGCAACAAGCCTGGATTATTTCCTTACGCGATATTACTGATAAAAAACGTAAAATGGAGCAATTGGAAATTGGTTCAAAGGTTTTTAATCATGCCCATGACGGAATTATGGTGACCGATGCTCATTTTAATTTGGTTGATATGAATCAGGCTTTTATAGACATGACGGGGTACAGTAAAAAAGAGCTGCTAGGAAGAAACACCAAAATATTCAGGTCCGATTTATATGAAGTAGAATTTTATAAAACCATGCGCTCTGATGTTAAAAAAGAAGGATATTGGACAGGAGAAATATGGGGAAAACATAAAAATGGTTCGACCTTTCCTGTTTATTTAACGATGTCTGCAGTCAAGAATCGCGATAACGAAGTTATTAATTATATTGGCATCTGTCATGACTTGATCTTGTTGAAAAAACAACAGGCTATAATCACGCGCATGAAATACTATGATCCATTAACCGACATCCCGAACCAATATTTTTTATCAGAACATCTTGGTTCACTAATGAGTGAAAACAGCCCCCTCGGGGCAAGCTTAATCATTGTTTATCTTGCGTTAGATGGATTGAACTCAGAGAAAAATAACAAATTACTGGATGAACAAAAAAAAGACAATGTTGTCATTGGAATCGCTCACCGTCTTGCCTCTGTTTTGCCAAAAGATATTCTTTTAGCACGGGTTAGCTATAGTGATTTTATCGCGGTGTTCAAAAATGTAGTCAATGTAGAAGACATTACTCCTGCAATTCAATCCGTAATAGAAGAATGCGGCAAACCCTACGAAATATCAAAAAATAAAATCACTCTTAAGATTAATATAGGCCTTACCTCCTACCCTCAAGAGCATATTATTTATCCAGAAGAGTTGATTAGGCAATCGCATTTTGCCGCGTATGAAGCTAAGTTTTCGGGAGAGAATCAGTATAAATTCTATGATAAGTCCTTGGAACTGCAAAAGATCCAAAATAATCAACAAATACGTGATCTCCGCATCGCCATGACCCAACATCAGTTAGAGGTTTTTTATCAACCCAAAGTGGATATGCAAACAGGAAAAATCCTTGGGGCTGAAGCCCTGGTTCGTTTGAGGCATCCAGAAAAAGGGACTTTAGGTCCGGATAGTTTTCTACCAGAGGTCTTTAAGCATCCTATCTATGCTGAACTTGGAGAATGGGTAATACATCAAGTATTAGCCGACTTAGAAAAAAAACTTATAGCACAGGATATCTATCCTATTAGCATTAATATTTCTCCTTATCATCTAACCCAAGAGAGTTTTCTAAACGACTTGAAAGAGATATTGGCCGAGCATCCTAAGGTAAAAAGTGAGTTCATCGAATTGGAAATTTTAGAAACGGAAGTGTTATCTAATTTGTCACAAGTAAAAAAATTAATTAATGAATGTAAGAAAATTGGCGTTTTATTCGCTTTGGATGATTTTGGTACGGGCTATTCTTCTTTGACTTATCTTAGAGAGTTATCGGCGAACAAGGTAAAGTTAGATCAAAGCTTTGTGCGCGATATAATCAATAAATCGGAAAATATTGTCATTCTTAAAGCCTGTATTGATATGTGTAAGCTTTTGAAGCGTGAGGTTATTGCTGAAGGAGTAGAAACAATAGCAATAGGTAAATTGCTGCTTTATCTGGGATGTACGAATGCTCAAGGTTATGCGATAAGCGAAGCGATGCCTGTTGATGAGCTCTGTGAGTGGTCTAAAAATTGGCATTCTTTTCCTGAATGGAATATGGAGGTCGCGAGTAAAAAAGAAGGGGCTTTACTCCTTAATGCTATCATTGCGCACTGCGCGAGGATTGATGTGATAAAAAATTATTTAACTTTAAATCACAATGCCTCTGTAATGGATATATTAAAAGTTTGCCCCGTGGAATTATGGATTAACAGACAAAGACATCTAAAACCAGAGCAAGATGCAAAATTAAAGCGATTACAAGAATTGCATACAGAAATTTATGTTGAAACAGTCGATGTTTTCACTCTTCATGAGCAAGGAAAGAATAGTGAGGCGGTTAAGCGTCTAGAGCTATTAGAATCTCGGAACATTAGTTTATTAAATCAACTGCTTGCTCTAAATCTTTAA
- a CDS encoding circadian clock KaiB family protein, giving the protein MTNKNTTPITISKNLLRLFVLGYTPIAKRAIENLNTVCNRSEISANYAFEVINLYDYPEYAEQEKIIATPLLIIKNKPSPMRLIGDLSNKDKVLEALIIGMLNYD; this is encoded by the coding sequence ATGACGAATAAGAACACCACCCCAATAACCATCTCTAAAAATTTACTAAGGTTATTTGTCTTGGGTTATACTCCTATCGCCAAAAGAGCTATAGAAAATCTGAATACAGTTTGCAATAGGTCAGAAATTAGCGCCAATTATGCATTTGAGGTGATTAATTTATATGATTACCCTGAGTATGCAGAGCAAGAAAAAATTATAGCTACTCCTCTGCTGATTATTAAAAATAAACCCTCACCAATGCGTCTTATTGGCGATCTCTCGAATAAAGATAAGGTGCTTGAGGCTCTAATCATAGGGATGTTGAATTATGATTAG
- the queF gene encoding NADPH-dependent 7-cyano-7-deazaguanine reductase QueF (Catalyzes the NADPH-dependent reduction of 7-cyano-7-deazaguanine (preQ0) to 7-aminomethyl-7-deazaguanine (preQ1) in queuosine biosynthesis): MSKELKNNYQNMANQSELGQKSEYDATYNPERLYAIPRAPKRKEINLDPITLSFHGFDCWNHYEVSWLNPKGKPMVAIAVISYDCHSPFIIESKSLKLYFNSFNNHVFSDVQAVEQTVRQDLSRCIDAEATVSITPLTDLKNQTLHSSFSGTCLDTLDIECSSYMVDSSFLTTSNEQVEEVLYSDLLKSNCLVTNQPDWGSVQIAYKGKKLNHEGLLKYLVSFRNHNEFHEQCIERIFTDIMTLCQPESLTVYGRYTRRGGLDINPFRSTEPCSIGDKNIRLIRQ, encoded by the coding sequence ATGAGTAAGGAATTAAAAAACAATTATCAAAATATGGCAAATCAATCAGAGCTTGGACAGAAATCTGAATACGATGCAACCTATAATCCTGAGCGACTTTATGCCATACCTAGAGCCCCCAAACGAAAGGAAATTAATCTAGATCCAATAACTTTATCATTCCATGGTTTTGATTGCTGGAATCATTATGAAGTATCGTGGCTCAACCCTAAAGGCAAGCCTATGGTCGCTATTGCTGTGATTTCCTATGATTGCCATTCTCCTTTCATTATTGAGTCCAAATCGTTAAAACTTTATTTTAACTCTTTTAACAACCATGTCTTTAGCGATGTGCAAGCTGTTGAACAGACTGTAAGACAAGATTTAAGTCGCTGCATAGATGCGGAAGCAACTGTGTCCATTACCCCATTAACTGATCTAAAAAATCAAACGCTACATTCCTCTTTTTCTGGCACCTGTCTCGATACGCTGGATATTGAATGCTCTAGTTATATGGTAGATAGCAGTTTCCTCACTACGTCCAATGAACAGGTAGAGGAAGTTTTATATTCGGATTTGCTCAAATCGAACTGCTTGGTGACCAATCAACCTGATTGGGGTTCTGTGCAAATTGCTTATAAGGGTAAAAAGCTCAACCATGAAGGTTTATTAAAATATCTTGTATCCTTCCGCAATCATAATGAATTTCATGAACAATGCATCGAACGTATTTTTACCGATATTATGACCCTATGCCAACCTGAATCGCTCACCGTGTACGGTCGTTATACTCGCCGCGGCGGTCTGGATATTAATCCGTTCCGTTCCACTGAGCCCTGTTCTATTGGCGATAAAAATATTCGCCTTATTAGGCAATAA
- a CDS encoding metallophosphoesterase, which translates to MKKARFFLIVVGLLTYTYYKVNQTVPAHEWLMLLCTVLLFLVMVGWVFLYHSNPNWVELAWFRSFVWLGSFIMGLWTTFILLSIPVDVVFLVDYIVQMIFKLSAYHAETFGLIHQKINYFLLALSICLVGAGLVRALGKPGVKKIAIPLDNLPQGLNEVSIIQISDLHVGPTIRHCYVDHVVQLANAENPDFIVVTGDLADATAESIEKHLEPLSRLKARHGVYYVTGNHEYYWGIEGWIKKVKQLGFQPLINENQVIAVNGVNVLIAGVTDHIGGHFHPSHQPDLKKAMQSDEIAQFKILLAHRPDVCFEAEQLGVNLQLSGHTHAGQFFPFNVLLPLAYKYYRRFNQHGNLRLYVNPGTGYWGPANRFGVPAEITLLTLKGE; encoded by the coding sequence ATGAAAAAAGCGAGATTCTTTTTAATAGTGGTCGGTCTTTTGACTTATACCTATTATAAAGTGAACCAAACCGTCCCAGCACATGAATGGTTGATGCTTCTGTGTACGGTTTTGTTGTTTCTGGTGATGGTAGGATGGGTATTTCTTTATCATTCTAATCCTAATTGGGTTGAACTTGCGTGGTTTCGGTCATTCGTTTGGTTAGGATCTTTTATCATGGGGCTTTGGACTACATTTATTTTATTATCCATTCCCGTGGATGTTGTTTTTCTTGTGGATTATATAGTGCAGATGATTTTCAAACTTTCTGCCTATCATGCTGAAACCTTTGGACTCATCCATCAGAAAATCAATTATTTTCTTTTGGCTTTATCTATTTGTTTGGTGGGGGCTGGTCTTGTAAGAGCACTTGGCAAGCCAGGTGTGAAAAAAATTGCTATTCCTTTAGATAATTTACCTCAAGGATTAAATGAGGTAAGCATTATTCAAATTAGTGATTTACATGTTGGCCCAACTATTCGACACTGCTATGTAGATCATGTAGTGCAGTTAGCTAATGCGGAAAATCCTGATTTTATTGTGGTTACTGGTGATCTTGCAGACGCGACTGCTGAGTCAATTGAGAAGCATCTAGAACCTTTGTCGCGACTTAAAGCACGCCATGGAGTGTATTATGTTACTGGAAATCACGAATATTATTGGGGTATAGAGGGATGGATAAAGAAAGTGAAGCAATTGGGGTTTCAGCCATTAATTAATGAGAATCAAGTAATTGCTGTAAATGGTGTTAACGTTCTAATTGCTGGTGTTACAGATCACATTGGGGGTCATTTTCATCCCAGCCATCAACCTGATCTAAAGAAAGCAATGCAGTCTGATGAAATAGCACAATTCAAAATATTACTTGCACATAGGCCTGATGTTTGTTTTGAGGCAGAACAGCTAGGAGTCAATCTTCAACTTTCTGGGCATACTCATGCAGGGCAGTTTTTCCCTTTTAATGTGTTGCTTCCTCTGGCCTATAAATATTATCGCCGATTCAATCAACATGGGAATTTGAGACTTTATGTCAATCCAGGAACAGGATATTGGGGACCAGCTAATCGGTTTGGAGTGCCAGCTGAGATTACCTTGTTGACTCTTAAAGGGGAATAA
- a CDS encoding malonic semialdehyde reductase → MSKVSNDVLNKLFFEARTVNDWLPKEVSDHDLEDIYNLMKWGPTSANLSPARIVFVKKGLHREKLIDCLSPGNIEKVKAAPVTVIIAQDMMFYEKIDKLFPHALGFRDMFASNKEFADLTALRNSSLQGAYFILAARTLGFDCGPMSGFNNQKLDEQFFSGTTWKSNFICNLGYGNKENLHPRLPRLSFEEACKIV, encoded by the coding sequence ATGAGTAAAGTTTCTAACGATGTACTAAATAAACTTTTTTTTGAAGCAAGAACCGTTAATGATTGGCTTCCTAAGGAAGTGAGCGATCATGATTTAGAGGACATTTATAATTTAATGAAATGGGGACCTACGAGTGCTAACTTGAGTCCAGCAAGGATAGTTTTTGTGAAAAAAGGTTTGCATAGAGAAAAACTGATTGATTGTCTTTCACCAGGTAATATAGAAAAGGTTAAAGCAGCGCCTGTAACAGTGATTATTGCTCAGGACATGATGTTTTATGAAAAGATAGATAAGTTATTTCCGCATGCGCTTGGATTTAGAGATATGTTTGCATCAAACAAAGAGTTTGCGGATCTCACTGCATTAAGAAATAGTTCATTACAAGGTGCTTATTTTATTTTAGCAGCGCGTACTTTAGGATTTGATTGTGGTCCAATGTCTGGTTTTAATAATCAAAAATTAGATGAACAGTTTTTTTCTGGGACTACCTGGAAATCAAATTTTATTTGTAATCTAGGGTATGGAAACAAAGAAAATCTGCATCCGCGTTTACCTAGACTTAGCTTTGAGGAGGCTTGTAAGATTGTTTAA
- a CDS encoding winged helix-turn-helix transcriptional regulator, which produces MKETKVAIPHEECNCEFRSFLDRVADKWSLLLIATLERTPNQRSRFSNLKNAVPGISQRMLTTTLRNLERDGLVVRHYFPEIPPRVEYELSPLGKNLMCPIGELMQWIRLNWETIKKAREYYDQKQQ; this is translated from the coding sequence ATGAAAGAAACAAAAGTAGCCATTCCTCATGAGGAGTGTAATTGTGAGTTTCGCAGTTTCCTCGATAGGGTTGCAGATAAATGGTCTCTGCTATTAATTGCAACGTTAGAAAGAACTCCCAATCAACGCAGTCGATTTTCTAACCTCAAAAATGCAGTTCCGGGCATATCTCAACGCATGCTTACGACAACCCTAAGAAACCTGGAACGTGATGGATTAGTAGTGCGTCACTATTTCCCTGAAATTCCACCTCGAGTTGAATATGAGCTCTCTCCTCTTGGTAAAAATCTGATGTGTCCTATAGGAGAGCTGATGCAATGGATTCGACTAAACTGGGAAACAATAAAAAAAGCACGCGAGTACTATGATCAAAAACAACAATAA